TCTAAGAATGACGGTGTAAACCTTTGACGCTGCCAAAGAGCAAAGTCTGCATACTGCACATCCAATTTTGGCATGCTAAGTTCTTTGCCGTTACTATAGGCTTCATAGTAAGAGACAAAGTCTCGAATGATGATGTCTTCCGACCAGCCGTCAGATGCAATGTGATGCGTATTAAACAGCAACACACCTTTCGATTCACCGCACTTGATGAAGCTAGCTCTGATCATGAGATCTTGAGATAGATCGAAAGACAACATCATGTCTTCATTGATCAGACTTTCAATTTTCACTTGCTGTTCAGGCGTAGAAGCGTTTGACAAATCCTGAAAATTCACTTTAAGCGTTGGTTTTTGGCGAATGAGCTGTCTAGGTACTTGTTGTTCGACCACATAATTTGTTCGTAGAATTTCATGACGCTCAACTAATGCATTCAATGCTTTCTCAGCAGCTTCAATGTCAAAGTTTCCATCAACATCAAGCGCAATTGGCATATTGTACTCAGCACTTCCCTTACCAATTTGGTCCAAGATCCACAAACGTTCCTGCGAGAATGACAGTGGGATATCACATGATGATTCTCGTTGATGAATTGGCATATCAGCAATGTCGTTACACACTGATTGAGTCTCAATGTAGTTAGCCAATTCACCTAGTACTGGATACTCAAATACCGTTTTAACATTCAATGACTTTTCTAGTTGCGTTTTAACTATCGACACCAATCTCATTGCGGTAAGCGAGTGACCACCTAAGTGGAAAAAGTTGTCTGCATTACCCACACGTTCGACTTTTAGTAAATTTTGCCATATGTCTGCCAATGCTTTTTGTAGCTCACTCTCTGGCGCGACGAAATTATTTGCAACAGCGTTGAAATCAGGCACTGGTAGCGCATGGCGGTCAATTTTATCTGCGGCATTTAATGGCATGCTATCAAGCACCTGAATGTATCCAGGTATCATGTAGTCGGGCAATTGATCTGCTAACTTATTGCGCACACCCTCTTCAAACTGTTCATTATTAAAGCTTTCATGTGCAACTAAATAGGCTATTAGGCAATTTTGACCATCAGTGTTTTTGTGGACTAACACGGCGGCTTCAGATACCTCAGGTATCCCAACTAATGCTGACTCAATCTCGCCGAGCTCAATACGAAACCCTCTCACTTTCACTTGGTTGTCAATTCGACCAAGTAGTTCCAATGTGCCGTCTGGTTGCCATCGACCTAAATCGCCCGTTCGATATAGCATGTCGCCATGTCCACCTATAGCTTGATGCGGATTAACTTTGAAACTTTCAGCAGTTTTTTCTGGATTGTTCCAGTAACCCTTTCCAACTCCCACGCCACTAACACACAACTCACCGACAACACCTACAGGCAGCAATTGCTGACGACTATCTAACACATACATAGTTAAATTAGGTAGCGGCTTACCAATAGGGATAGAGCGTGTTTGCGAATCTAGTGTCTGGTTCATTATATGGAAAGTAATGTCGTCCGATGCCTCGCTAGGCCCATAGCCATTCATCACTGGTATACCAGGATAGGTCTCTATCCACTGATTAAGTAATGGCACAGGACAAGGTTCTGCGATGATCATTAGCCACTTAAGTGCTGGTAAAGCTCTACTTTTCTCAGGTAATGAAAGTAGCTTATCCAACAATAATTGAAGCACCGACGGCGCTGTTTGAATTAAATGCACGTCTTGCGACTGCAACAATTCGATATACAAGTCCAAGTCCATCGCGTCTGGTAGTACAACCGTTGTTCCACCGCTCAGCACTGGTGCCAAGAATTGCCAGACCGATACATCTGATGACGAAGCGGCTGTTTGTAAGAAGTTATGAGGCTTAAGTGCTTTGTTACTGTGTGAAAAGCCCAGTAAATCGAACTCTGCGTCGATATGATTCAGTGCACCAGCGTGGTGCACCAAGGCGCCTTTAGGTTTGCCTGTAGAACCAGACGTATAAATCATATATGCCAGATCATCTGGTGCAACTACATTTTCGAGATTTTGCTCACTAAAGTGACTTAACGAAGACCAATCACTGTCTAAGTTAAAGCGCTGTTGATTAGCGCTTACTTCCAGTTGCGCTGAAAGATCTTTCTGACTCAAAATAACTTTTGCGTCACAGTGCTCCGCCATATAACGTAAACGGTCTTTAGGGTTCGTTGGGTCAAGTGGGACATATGCTCCACCCGCTTTAAGAATTCCCAATATTGCTATCAAGAACAGCTCTGAACGTTCGGCGTGAATAGCAACAATTTGATTTGCTTCAACACCACATTTAATCAGATACCTTGCAAGCTGATTTGCTTTTGAATTTAGTTGCGCATAAGAAAGTTGCTTATTTTGGCAAACCACTGCGACTGCTTGAGGATTCGCACTAGCAACTTGCTCAAATCGCTTATGAACCGTATTAGCCCCGGGGTAATCAACTACAGGGCTGTTAAAGTCATTTAACAGGGTTTGAAACTGCCCTTTGGGAGCAATAGAAAAGTCTAGTATTGAGGTGTCTGGTCGAGTTATCAGTCGCGATGAGACTTCATCCACTGCCACTTCGATGTAAGCAATAATGTCCTTCGCGCATAGCTGATTATCGACATTAATTTCAATCTTAGTTCCAGCTTCAGACACATCGACACAAAACTCTAAGGGATAATTACTATATTCCTGCGCTTCTATAACGGATAAGTCTCCCCAATCTCCGTTATATAATTGAGTATCATCATATCGATAGTTAATAATGCTTGAGAACAACGGCACGCCAGCAGGTAAACTACATGCCTGTTGTACCTCAGCAAGCGGCGTCTGCTCATGCTCAATTAGACGATGTAATTGTGCCTGTATTGACATTAAAGCCTCTGGCAAGTTTGAGTTTGCCAAATTTGCTCGCAATGGAAGCACATTGATAAAAGGCCCTATTGCATTAACCCCAAGATCCGCCGCACTCAACCTTCCAGATAATACTGAGCCGATTACGACATCCTCTGCAAAGCTTGCCTTAGCCACAACTACTGACCATATGAGGTGGAATACAGCAGCTTCACTTACACCATATGATTCACTTATTTGTTTAAGCTGCGATATTTGCAGTTTAGTCAGGTGCTGTGATGCACTGTCTACCTTTGAGATATCTTGATTAATATCCTTTAAACCGAAAGGCGAAGTAGACTCTGTTATTCCTTGTAATGTAGCGTCAAAGATCTTCATTGCCTGCTGCTTCTTCTCTTTGTTATTAAGCAGACTATTAACTAAGTTTCTATATTGCGAAGGTGCTGGTAACTCAGTTGTTGGCGATTTCATCAATGCTAGGATTTCTTTTAACTGGATACCAATTGAGACCCTGTCTGTTGTCATGTGATGTTGTTGCATTAACACATAAACAACACCATCTTGCGGATTAACAATATGCGCAAGTTTGATAAGCGGAGCTTGATCTAATGGAAATACCTGTTTTGCTATGCTACGCAGTAAATCTAGGTTTTGCTCAAGCGGTTGCTCTTGCTTAAAACTTAACTCGATTGACTTAATATGAACTTCTTTTAGCACAACTTGCAGTGGCACTTCTGCCACGCCTTCAATCACCGCGCTCCGTAATATTTCATGACGTGAGATAACGTTATTTAGCGCCGTATTGAACGACTCAAATGCACTACTATTTTTGAATCTCAAAATAATTGGCAGTGCATAGGGATCATGTGTGGGATTTAACTGGTGGTGATAGAACATACCTTCTTGAACAGGCGTTAAGGCGTGTATATGTTCAATGTTGTTCTCACCACCTTTGACCCGTTCTGCAATTGCCATGCGCTGTGAGTCGCACAACTGAACAGCTTCTGTTGCCTCTTGCTTTTCTGAGAGGGAATCAATATTTAACATTAAGGCTAGCTTTGCTAAATTCTCAGCTTTAAAAACAGCCATGGTCGGCAACTCAATACCGTGCTCTTTTAACATGGAGAACATAGGTAAAATTAAGAGTGAATGCCCGCCTAGTGCAAAAAAGTTGTCATTTCGGTCAATCTGCTCTTTGCCTAGTATTTGCTGCCAAATATTTGCTAGTAATGTTTCAACTTCTCCTTGAGGAGCTTCAAAACTAGTTTCAGCTGATACTTCAAATACTGGAGCGGGTAGCGCATTAATATTGACTTTACCGTTGACGGTTAGCGGTACCTGATTAATCTGAGTGACTACTGCTGGCACCATGTAATCGGGTAATGACTTGCCTAAGGCAGCTTTTAAATTTGGTACATCGATGAGTGAACTTGCGACAACATACGCCACAAGCAGAACTTGATCATTCACTTTATGTGTTGTCACAATGGCTTCTTGAATTTCGGGCAGTTGCGCTAAACGCGACTGAACTTCGCCCAATTCAATTCGAAAACCTCGAATTTTTACCTGACTATCGTTTCTGCCTATATATTGCAGATCTCCATTTGGTAGTACTTTAACCAGATCTCCGGTTCGATACAGCACATCACCTTCAGAAGAGTATGGATTTCTAACAAATTTTTCCTCAGTCAGCTCAATCTGACCTAAGTAGCCCCGAGCAACACATGCACCACCAATATATAGCTCACCGACAGTACCATTGGGCACACACTTTTGTTCAGTATCCAAAACGTAAAGCTGTGTATGAATATTGGCTTTTCCAATAGGTATTGACCCTTCAACGACTGGCATAGACGTCATTCGATAACCAGACGCAGTCACCGTTGCTTCTGTAGGACCATAGGTATTAAATAAGACTGGTGCGTTGGGCTGTGAGAACCATTTCTCAACCTGAGGCAGCTGCACTGCTTCACCACCAATCACCATTAGCCTAAGTGATGACGGATAACCTGTATCTATGCCAGCATTAGTTAATTGATGCCAATAGGCGGTCGGAAGACTTGCAACAGCGATATCATTGTTCCGGCAGAACTGCCAGAAATAGACGGGATTGCTTACACACTCTTCATCGCGCATGACTAATGTTGCGCCGTTAGATAAAGCACCAAAAATTTCTTCTACAGAAATATCGAAGTTAAATGTAGAAAACTGTAATACGCGATCAGAGTGTGTCAGTTCATACTGTTTAGTTATATTGTCAACAAAGTGACTCAGTTGACTATGTTCAACCATAACGCCTTTTGGCAACCCAGTTGTTCCTGAGGTGTACATTACATAGGCTAGTTGATTAGCTGCAGGCTCTTGAGGTTCAAACATAGTTGTTGAATCCTGTACTAACTCCGATATTTCGTCTAAGCATATGATCGTGCCACTACATAACGTTTCTATCTGCTCTTTTAAACGAGACAAAGTCAGAATGACTGCAGGCTTAGCATCATTGAGTATGTGTTCTTTACGTTCGATTGGATATTCAGGATCAACAGGCAAATAAGCAGCACCAGCCTTTAACACTGACATTATACTCAATGGCATATCTGCGGTTCTCGGCAAATGAAGTGCAACCAGAGATTCACTATCAATACAGTAAGGCTTCAATACTTGTGCTAGCTGTGAGGATTTGTGATCCAGCTCTTTGTAAGACAATTCCGTTTCGCCATCCACAATTGCAGGGTGCTCAGGAAATTCATTCACTGCTTGTTTAAAGCGACTTACTACATCAACAGCGCGTGTTTTTTCAGGTGCACACGGGGGTGAAGGTTGCAACTGCGCTTTGTCTATTAATTCTAGGCTATTAACCGAAGAGTCTGTTTCTTCAACAAAACTCGACACCAAGTTAAGTGTCGCTTCTAGGATATTGACTGCTTCGTCTTTGCTAAAATATGCATGATTGTAATCAAGCTGAAATTGCACAGGTTGCTGGTCACCGTATTCACAAATAGTGAATTTAACCGGAATGGCTTCACGCCCGTGACTAAGATATTGAGTTTCAGCAGTTACACCATGTTCACTAAAATCAAAGTCTATTTGTTGATAGTTAAAGTAAACACTAAATAAATTGTCAACACCTTCTTGTCTTAGGTTCAGATCATTATAAATATTGTTTGCAGAGTAATCCCTAAACCTAAAGTTCCTTTTGATTCGAGAGGCTGTGGCTGCAATAAATGATGAGACACTTTGCTCTTGATTATTGTCGATCAATACCGGAAGCATCGACATATACGAGCCAACTACACTGCGTTGTTTTTCAGCCGTTCGGTTATGCAATGGCGTACCTACTACTAGCCCATCAACACCATAAATACGGAAAAAATAAGTAGACAAAGCTGATATGAAAGCAGGAAGAACACCGAGCTTTTTGTTGCTCATAGCCTCAACAAGTGACTTGAAATCAGCTGCTGGCATTTCATGAATAAGCTTTGAACTTTCGTCACTTTGCTCTAGCCGTTTATTGAATGGCGAACCTGGAAAATTAGCGAAATGTTCCATCCAATGTTTCTTTGCACGTTCTTTTTTCGCTTCAGTTTGTTTTTGCGTAGTGACATCAATGTAGTCAAGAAATGTATGATCAGCATCTACAACTTCATTCACCCCATCATTGGCCAATTTGGCGAAAATATCCCTTATCCAATTAGCATATCCCCAGCCGTCTACTATGAGATGATGAGTAATGAAAAATAGCCAAAACCTATCTTCAGCGAGCTTGACAATACCCGTTCTAAACAAGATTTCATTTTTGATATCGAAGGGCTTAAGAAACTGCTCCGCTACCCATTTGCGTGCTTGCTCTTCTGGCTTTGCATCATCGGAAAAGTCCACTCGATTAAACTGATGTTTTTCATTACTTAAGACCAAGTAGGGTTCGCCCTGATTTTCGGCGACACGGAGTTTAAGCGCGGTGTTTTGCATAACGCTCTGCTCCATAGCCTTTTCCAAAGCGCTTTCGGATACAGATTGTTTAATGTCGACGTAACCTCCAATGTTATACAAAGGAGACGACGTATTCTTAAGTTGACCAAAATAGAAGTCCCTCTGTTGAGGTAACAAAGGAAAGTATGTTTCGTTAATACCACTTAGCATTGCAATTTATCCGTGCTCATCTTTAATAAGTCGACGCAAAACATTTGCCATTCGACGCAAATTTAGAATTTATTCAAAAAAGTTTTGGGGTTAATATCCCCAAGTAAAGAATTGTCTGGCTTGCGCCGTTCGATTTAAGACACATAGTTCAAATAAGGCCTGTATTTTTCAAAGAACCGAGTTCTATTCATTCCTAAAACAAGTCCTTTGAATGTAAGCCAGTTGAAGTAGATGTTCTCTCTAGGCATATTTTCTTTAATGCCTAAAAAACTGCGTGCTACACTCTGTTTAGTATGAAAATCTAAATTGAAAGAGATGCACTCATCTAAGCTTCTTACGTGATGTAGCATTCCTGCTGGCATGAAAAACATATCACCAGCACCAACTTCCACTTGCGCCACATTCACGCCTGCATTTTTTAGTCGCTGCTGTGTTTCGCTATCTTCTGGATCAATGTCGAACCATCGCCACCCTTTGCGCTCACATAACTTTCGGTCGCTCCATGAAATCAACGTAAAGCGCTTTCTTCCTTTAATTTGGAAGAAAATGTTATTGGTTCGAAGCGTATCGAAATGCAAAGGCGTAACTGCACCTTTTGGCGAAACAAAAAACTGGGCAAACTTCCACCAGTCATTTCGATAAAAAGTTGGTAGCAGCTCACTAGGAAAATTTACAATGTCTTGAGTTAGCTCTTTCATCTCTAGAAACAAAGGAACATCATGACAATAAGGCATATCTGAAACAGCAGTATTATTACGCTTGCTAAGTCCCAGGCGATTAGCAAACTCTTTCATAGTCGCTTGCTCTATTTCAATAGCGCCGGGCCTAAAATACTTGATCGAAACTCTAACGTTCGGGCATGAATTTTCGAAGTAATTAACACTCCATTTACCTACAGCAGGCCAGTTGCTAATCGCTCCTTTGTACAACTGCGCTTTAGTTTGACAGTGCTTAGTAAACATATTTAAGTCAAAGCACTGTTCAACAAGAACTTTAGACATAACGCCCTTCACCCGCGTCAGCAGTTTGGCTAGTATTCACCGTTTGATTGGAGAGTTTTGCAAATGCAGCATCGATTACAGCAAACCCCTGATTGAGCGTTGTATAATCAATGGTGAGCGCTGGCATTAACTTGAATACTTCGTCATGAGGGCCACATCGCTCAACGATAACGCCATTTGCGAAGCAATCTTTTACGAGAAACTCGGAATAAGCTTCGTCTCGCATTTCAATACCCTGCATTAAGCCAATACCCTTTGTTTTGATACATAGAGCTGGGTACTTCGCAACGATTTGATTGAGATATTGGTTAATGTAAAGTGCTTTATCCGCCACTTCTAATTCGAACTTTTCATCCGACCAAAAGTGTTTAACCATTGCTGTAGAAGCTACAAACGCAAGGTTGTTTCCACGGAAGGTTCCGTTGTCCTCCGCTGGACGCCATACGTCAAGCGCACTGTCAATCAGTAATAGTGCCATCGGTAGTCCCATGCCACCGATAGACTTCGACAAACAAACCAAATCAGGCTTAATACCAGCTCTCTCAAAACTAAAGAAGCTGCCACTACGACCACAACCTGTTTGAATATCGTCGATAATGAGTAGAATCCCAAGTTCAGAAGTCAGCAATCGCAAGTCCTGCAACCACTCTACAGACGCTACATTCAACCCGCCTTCTGCCTGAACAGTTTCAAGAATAATAGCGGCTGGAAGGTCAATTCCAGAACTTGGGTCAGTAAGTAGTTTGCGATAGTAATCAATACTATTGAACTCACTTCCGGCGTAACCTTCAAACGGAAAGCGTGTCACATTTGAGTAACTTTGGCCTTGTCTGTGACTGTTACTACCAGTAAGGCTTAATGAAACACCAGTCATTCCATGGAAAGCATTTGTAAAACATACAACGTTCTCACGCTTTGTATATTTTCGGGCAAGCTTGACAGCAGACTCTACAACACTTGTCCCTGTCGGACTGGTAAACTGTATTTTATATTCAAGGTTGCGTGGCTTCAAAATGCATGAGCTAAACGCTTCGATAAACTCAAGCTTAGATTGTGAATGCAAATCCAAACTCATCGCGATGCCATCTTTCTCTAAATATGACATCACACTATTTTTGATTACATCATTGTTGTGACCATAATTTAGTGCGCCCGCACCAGACAAAAAATCAACAAACTTATTGCCTTTATTGTCATAAATAAGGCTTCCTTTGCTCTGAGTAAAAACCGTCGGAAAACTCCTACAATACGAACGAGCGGAAGACTCTACCTCTTCAAACAACTTTTCTTTATTCACTTGATTCAACCTTAAAGATAACTACAACAGCCTAAAAACTACTTAGAATAGTCAAATACAACTATGTAAATATGCAATTTAGTAATAACTATAATAATGTATTATTTTTTTGTAATTTTCAATAGTCAACTGCGTTAATTTTTATTTATCTTTGAAGGGTGACAACTTAACCTTTGATATGAGAAATCCTCTGAAAAATTCAAATAACGAATTAAAAACACATAAGCAACTGTTTATAATACATTATAAATTTATAGAAGTAATTTTGGATATTGGAAAATAGAGCTCAAGTAAATAGCAAACTAACTGTTGGATATGTAATTTGACTCCAGCGATCCCACGAGACATGATTAAGAATAATTTTTCTAAATATATATTAAAGAAGGAAGTTTTCAAAGTAGATATTGGCTTCATTAAGGAAACTTGATAAATAGTTCCCCCCTAAAATACAAAAACAAAAACACAACAAAAACAATGTATTATAGAAAATTTAACAGTAGCGACAGTAGATTATGAATACCTAATGTTGAGCAATTAAAAAGTTCATTTTACACTGAAGAAGTCAATTATATTTATATACAACTAAAAAACTGTTTTTTTAGTTTAATAAAAACAACAAAAATTTAACTTATAAAATGCAACAACATATAAACACCATAAAATTGTCACTCCACCCCAGAGTGAGATCGCGACCGTATTTTAAGAAATTAACTCAGCGTATTTTGCCTTTAGGCTTCAAATATGATCGTATACTCTCTTTTTGAGTAATGCAGCATTATGAGCCTTACCGCTTTGATTAAACATTTTGAATCAATAAAAGATCCTCGCCAGCAAATTAAAGTTATTTATTCCTTACACGACGTTTTGTTTCTCACCGTAACAGCTATCATTGCTGGTTGTGAAGGCTGGGAAGATATTGAAGACTTTGCCCACTGCAAGCTTGAGTGACTGCGGAAGTATGCCTCTTTTGAACACGGCATTCCCGTCCATGACACTATTGCACGTCTTGCCAGTCGCGTTAATCCAGATGCACTTTATAAGTGTTTTGTAGAATGGATGAAAAAAACCAAACTCTCAGTGACAACCAAGTAATTGCTATTGATGGAAAAATTCTGAGACGCTCTTATGACCCATCAGACAGGAAGTCGGCTATCCATATGGTCAGTGCCTTCGCATCGCAAAATGGCGTTGTGATGGAAAACTGAAAACAGATGCGAAATCCAATGAGATCACTGCGATCCCCGAGTTATTGGATTTACTTGAATTGAAAGGCCATTTAGTCACATTAGATGCAATGGGATGCCAGACCAAAATAGCCAGAAGGAACATTCAGCCGCATACAGTTATCTGGAGCAACAACGTGGTCGCACCGAATATCGTAAGTATGAAGTTATTCAAGTTGACCCACTCCAGTTTACTGAAGAATGGTTAAAATTAACGACCATAGGAAGAGCTATTTACTACTGGGTAGAAAATGGAAGCTTATAGACACCAGTGATTACATCAGCTCAGCACAATTATCAGCAGAGGAGCTAGCTAAGCTTATGCGTAGCCATTGAGAATCAATTGCACTGGGTTCTTGATGTATCATTCAAAGAGGAGAGGATAACTGCCCAATAAACCGAGGTCATGCAGCTGAAAACTTCAGTACGTTCAGGTATGTAGGACTGAATCAATTAAAAAGAGAGAGTAGCTTAAAGGCCAGCATACGACGAAAACAACGCCGCGCTGCGATGGACACTGAATATTTAGATAAGGATTAGGGTTTAACTGTTAACAAAGTGTTCACGCTCTCGCCCTGTGGGTGGTATTAGAAAAAAGTCGTTCAAAATGATTTTGATAACATTGAATACCTGTCAATTTTAATATAGATATGACCACTTAAAATAATCTCTAAGATTAATAAATAAGGTTAATATGGTTAAAAATAATAGGTATAAGGTTAAGGTAATATTTTGTTTATTTAACTACTTGATAAATAGGTGAATAGCTATAAAACTTAGATCAGATTTACCCGAGGTTCAGATCATACTTACAAGGCAATCAGATCAGGATCACCCTATATAAATTGATTTTGCATTAATAATATCAACATCTTATGCACATTTTTATGTTTTATTTAGTCGGGCAGATCAGATCTTAATGATCTGAAAGTTTGTTTTTATCCACAATGTAGATTTGTGATGTTTAAATACTGAGCATTAATATCGTCAGGATCATATTCTTCCGATTTGGAGATCGTAGTAACCCGACTTGTCGATGATTTATACACAAGGAAAAAGCTCTAATTTGTTCATATCATCAGTGAATTCAAACACCAGATCAGAATTACCCGATTAAAACAGTCTTCGGGATGTGTTTTGATTAATCGTTAGCCAGAGAGAGCAAAATTACCCGAGTATCAGGATTTCAAATCAAAATTACCCGAGTTAAAAGTCCAAATTACGGATTTACTGGTCCCCACTTTTAGTTTTGTACTTAAAAAGGCTGTTACAAATCAAAATTACCCGAGTTCAGCTGGGTGAACTCTATGATACAAATTAAAATTCAATGAAATAGCTCTTAAAAAAGGAATTATAAGCGGGTAAATCTGATCTATCACAATAAATAGACTCATTTTTTGCTTATTACAATTCACATAAAAAATATAAATGTTTGTTTTTATTATTATAAATTTTTAAGATCAGAATTACCCGATTAAAACAGCCTTCGGGATGTATTTTTATTAATTGCTAGCCAGAGAGCGCAAAATTACCCGAGTATCAGGCCTTCAAATCAAAATTACCCGAGTTAAAAGTAAATATTGCTGATTTATTGGCCTTTATTATAGTTTTGCACCCGAAAATTAGGCTCTAAATCAAAATTACCCGAGTTTATTTGAGGGGCATCCACTAAAACCTGCAAATATTCAGTGAAATGGGCCAAAAAACTTATTTATAAGCGGGTAAATCTGATCTGGAGGAGTAAACTCAATACGTCTGATTAGTTTTACAATTATCACAGTACTATTCAAGATGTTGTTATTAATGGATTATCTCACTTCAGATCAGAATTACCCGATTTAATATATTTACTATCCTTTTAAATGTTTTTCATTGAAAAATTGAGCGTATTCTAATTAATATCCGACTTAAATTGCCCTTCTATAATGTTTCCAGATCAGATTTACCCGACTTTAGGGCGATTGAAAGCCTTGCCTCCTTAAATAT
The genomic region above belongs to Pseudoalteromonas ulvae UL12 and contains:
- a CDS encoding non-ribosomal peptide synthetase; translation: MLSGINETYFPLLPQQRDFYFGQLKNTSSPLYNIGGYVDIKQSVSESALEKAMEQSVMQNTALKLRVAENQGEPYLVLSNEKHQFNRVDFSDDAKPEEQARKWVAEQFLKPFDIKNEILFRTGIVKLAEDRFWLFFITHHLIVDGWGYANWIRDIFAKLANDGVNEVVDADHTFLDYIDVTTQKQTEAKKERAKKHWMEHFANFPGSPFNKRLEQSDESSKLIHEMPAADFKSLVEAMSNKKLGVLPAFISALSTYFFRIYGVDGLVVGTPLHNRTAEKQRSVVGSYMSMLPVLIDNNQEQSVSSFIAATASRIKRNFRFRDYSANNIYNDLNLRQEGVDNLFSVYFNYQQIDFDFSEHGVTAETQYLSHGREAIPVKFTICEYGDQQPVQFQLDYNHAYFSKDEAVNILEATLNLVSSFVEETDSSVNSLELIDKAQLQPSPPCAPEKTRAVDVVSRFKQAVNEFPEHPAIVDGETELSYKELDHKSSQLAQVLKPYCIDSESLVALHLPRTADMPLSIMSVLKAGAAYLPVDPEYPIERKEHILNDAKPAVILTLSRLKEQIETLCSGTIICLDEISELVQDSTTMFEPQEPAANQLAYVMYTSGTTGLPKGVMVEHSQLSHFVDNITKQYELTHSDRVLQFSTFNFDISVEEIFGALSNGATLVMRDEECVSNPVYFWQFCRNNDIAVASLPTAYWHQLTNAGIDTGYPSSLRLMVIGGEAVQLPQVEKWFSQPNAPVLFNTYGPTEATVTASGYRMTSMPVVEGSIPIGKANIHTQLYVLDTEQKCVPNGTVGELYIGGACVARGYLGQIELTEEKFVRNPYSSEGDVLYRTGDLVKVLPNGDLQYIGRNDSQVKIRGFRIELGEVQSRLAQLPEIQEAIVTTHKVNDQVLLVAYVVASSLIDVPNLKAALGKSLPDYMVPAVVTQINQVPLTVNGKVNINALPAPVFEVSAETSFEAPQGEVETLLANIWQQILGKEQIDRNDNFFALGGHSLLILPMFSMLKEHGIELPTMAVFKAENLAKLALMLNIDSLSEKQEATEAVQLCDSQRMAIAERVKGGENNIEHIHALTPVQEGMFYHHQLNPTHDPYALPIILRFKNSSAFESFNTALNNVISRHEILRSAVIEGVAEVPLQVVLKEVHIKSIELSFKQEQPLEQNLDLLRSIAKQVFPLDQAPLIKLAHIVNPQDGVVYVLMQQHHMTTDRVSIGIQLKEILALMKSPTTELPAPSQYRNLVNSLLNNKEKKQQAMKIFDATLQGITESTSPFGLKDINQDISKVDSASQHLTKLQISQLKQISESYGVSEAAVFHLIWSVVVAKASFAEDVVIGSVLSGRLSAADLGVNAIGPFINVLPLRANLANSNLPEALMSIQAQLHRLIEHEQTPLAEVQQACSLPAGVPLFSSIINYRYDDTQLYNGDWGDLSVIEAQEYSNYPLEFCVDVSEAGTKIEINVDNQLCAKDIIAYIEVAVDEVSSRLITRPDTSILDFSIAPKGQFQTLLNDFNSPVVDYPGANTVHKRFEQVASANPQAVAVVCQNKQLSYAQLNSKANQLARYLIKCGVEANQIVAIHAERSELFLIAILGILKAGGAYVPLDPTNPKDRLRYMAEHCDAKVILSQKDLSAQLEVSANQQRFNLDSDWSSLSHFSEQNLENVVAPDDLAYMIYTSGSTGKPKGALVHHAGALNHIDAEFDLLGFSHSNKALKPHNFLQTAASSSDVSVWQFLAPVLSGGTTVVLPDAMDLDLYIELLQSQDVHLIQTAPSVLQLLLDKLLSLPEKSRALPALKWLMIIAEPCPVPLLNQWIETYPGIPVMNGYGPSEASDDITFHIMNQTLDSQTRSIPIGKPLPNLTMYVLDSRQQLLPVGVVGELCVSGVGVGKGYWNNPEKTAESFKVNPHQAIGGHGDMLYRTGDLGRWQPDGTLELLGRIDNQVKVRGFRIELGEIESALVGIPEVSEAAVLVHKNTDGQNCLIAYLVAHESFNNEQFEEGVRNKLADQLPDYMIPGYIQVLDSMPLNAADKIDRHALPVPDFNAVANNFVAPESELQKALADIWQNLLKVERVGNADNFFHLGGHSLTAMRLVSIVKTQLEKSLNVKTVFEYPVLGELANYIETQSVCNDIADMPIHQRESSCDIPLSFSQERLWILDQIGKGSAEYNMPIALDVDGNFDIEAAEKALNALVERHEILRTNYVVEQQVPRQLIRQKPTLKVNFQDLSNASTPEQQVKIESLINEDMMLSFDLSQDLMIRASFIKCGESKGVLLFNTHHIASDGWSEDIIIRDFVSYYEAYSNGKELSMPKLDVQYADFALWQRQRFTPSFLDEQLGYWKSQLQGIPAIHGLRTDFSRSARQSHLGAVHRFNISGLQTKNVYSLAKECGVTPFMVLHAAFSVLLAKYSNQQDIVLGTPVANRTNTQLENMVGFFVNTLVLRLDCDGENTFSTLLQQAKDVNVSAQAHQDVPFEMLVERLNPERSTSYSPLFQVMFAMETNEISELHVDGVQFTGRSQQDVATQFDLTLNAIETPDGIHFDMEYSAALFKAETIERMMSHFVHLLEQLLDTPNKTIAEHALIQEDEKRQILLDFNPEAHDYKLARTVPSRFKTQAADTPNNVAVYHNGRVLTYSELEHRVNCVAHLLLENGVNQEELIGVYMSRSPEFLTAMLAIMQIGAIYVPLDPRNPEKRVQYMIENSALKLVLTEADLANKLSVKSLVLMPDSFELVPDTEALDLIEVSPEQPAYMLYTSGSTGKPKGALLHHAGCINHIDAEFDVLGWIDNSKLQPRSILQSAAASSDISVWQFLAPILCGGHTVILDSLLDLETLFTTLQERKVDLIEVAPVMLQAIVEYAETLIRENRQLNDLSCVMTTGEATSVNLLNHVLKLYPHLKIMNGYGPSEASDDVTYFIQSEQFPSDMDEYPIGKALPNLAIYVMDDNQQLVPVGVPGEICVTGVGVGLGYWNDVEKTEKSFVANPYTGQGHAHLDDTILYRTGDLGYYDKEGRLYFSGRFDNQVKIRGFRIELGEVEAVLARQAGLKDVAVLLEQPTDKDAFLVAYFVATTGEKVDLQELRQNMLQELPEHMVPAVYMQLEAMPLNAADKIDRIALPKPDHSVATTGEFVAPHGSTESQLAQIWQELLGVPQVSRFDNFFALGGHSLLVIKLASLVSKQFDIELEVTQVFDTPALDELAAQVSKLSLQVKIQQELESTEGEEWL
- a CDS encoding cupin-like domain-containing protein — translated: MSKVLVEQCFDLNMFTKHCQTKAQLYKGAISNWPAVGKWSVNYFENSCPNVRVSIKYFRPGAIEIEQATMKEFANRLGLSKRNNTAVSDMPYCHDVPLFLEMKELTQDIVNFPSELLPTFYRNDWWKFAQFFVSPKGAVTPLHFDTLRTNNIFFQIKGRKRFTLISWSDRKLCERKGWRWFDIDPEDSETQQRLKNAGVNVAQVEVGAGDMFFMPAGMLHHVRSLDECISFNLDFHTKQSVARSFLGIKENMPRENIYFNWLTFKGLVLGMNRTRFFEKYRPYLNYVS